In Janthinobacterium sp. 67, a genomic segment contains:
- a CDS encoding aminotransferase-like domain-containing protein — MSQLKTMQDEHLAIWLPRLGANKGPRFLQIADALQAAVADGSLRPGDRLPPQRQLAAQLDVDLTTVTRGYDEARRRNLLEGRGARGTYVAAPKVELNAILDLSMNTPPPPDGVDFDDMLKQGLSQVLMRADNELLMTYHLGGGSDSDRKAGAAWLAPMFGHLDAGQVVVCPGAQAAIAALILALTEPGDVILTEPASYPGLRAAATQFGRHIIAVPADKHGMLPEMLEQACRQHKPGLVYLNPTLQNPTAVTMPERRRKELASIAQRCNVRIVEDDPYWLLADAPPPPVATFAPEHVVYISTLSKCLTPGLRVAFVLIRDPVERERFLVALRAFALMVAPLTAALATQWILDGSAHTLMEGVRKEARLRHRMARDILAGRYSGSGDGLHVWLELPAYWNSSQLARAADMEGIAVTPAEAFATGSVAVNAIRISLGSIKDRGRLQAGLQRLSHLLARRPESFSAVVV, encoded by the coding sequence ATGTCCCAGTTAAAAACCATGCAAGATGAACATTTAGCCATCTGGCTGCCCCGATTGGGCGCGAACAAAGGGCCACGTTTTTTGCAGATTGCCGATGCCTTGCAGGCGGCGGTGGCGGACGGATCGTTGAGGCCGGGCGACCGCCTGCCGCCGCAGCGCCAGTTGGCGGCACAGCTGGACGTCGACCTGACGACGGTCACGCGCGGATACGACGAAGCCAGGCGCCGCAACTTGCTGGAGGGCCGCGGCGCACGCGGCACGTATGTCGCGGCGCCGAAAGTCGAATTGAACGCCATCCTCGACCTCTCCATGAATACCCCGCCGCCGCCCGATGGCGTGGACTTCGACGACATGCTGAAACAAGGTTTGTCTCAAGTATTGATGCGGGCAGATAATGAATTGCTGATGACTTACCACCTGGGCGGGGGGAGCGATTCCGACCGCAAGGCTGGCGCCGCCTGGCTGGCGCCGATGTTCGGGCACCTGGATGCTGGGCAAGTCGTTGTCTGTCCGGGGGCGCAAGCGGCGATCGCCGCATTGATCCTCGCGCTGACGGAGCCTGGCGACGTGATCCTGACGGAGCCTGCGAGTTATCCCGGCTTGCGCGCCGCGGCGACCCAGTTCGGCCGGCACATCATTGCCGTGCCAGCGGACAAGCACGGGATGCTGCCCGAGATGCTCGAGCAAGCGTGCCGCCAGCACAAACCCGGGCTGGTCTACCTCAATCCGACGTTACAGAATCCGACCGCCGTCACCATGCCGGAACGCCGGCGCAAGGAGCTCGCCAGCATCGCGCAGCGCTGCAATGTACGCATCGTCGAGGACGATCCCTACTGGCTACTTGCCGACGCCCCGCCGCCGCCTGTTGCCACGTTTGCCCCGGAACACGTGGTCTACATCTCAACCCTGTCGAAATGCCTGACGCCCGGCTTGCGTGTCGCCTTCGTGCTGATACGCGACCCCGTTGAGCGCGAACGGTTCCTCGTCGCGCTCAGAGCCTTTGCGCTGATGGTCGCGCCTCTGACGGCCGCGCTGGCCACCCAGTGGATACTCGACGGTTCGGCGCACACATTGATGGAAGGCGTACGCAAGGAGGCGCGACTGCGCCACCGGATGGCGCGCGACATCCTGGCGGGGCGCTACAGCGGCTCTGGTGACGGCTTGCACGTGTGGCTCGAGTTGCCGGCGTATTGGAACTCTTCGCAGCTTGCGCGCGCGGCCGACATGGAAGGCATCGCGGTCACGCCGGCGGAGGCATTCGCAACGGGCAGCGTCGCCGTGAATGCCATCCGGATCTCATTGGGCAGCATCAAGGACCGTGGACGTCTGCAGGCGGGTCTTCAACGGCTGTCTCACCTGCTGGCGCGGCGGCCCGAGTCGTTCAGCGCCGTGGTGGTTTGA
- a CDS encoding GNAT family N-acetyltransferase: MTAASPYTIRLAIPAIATYQHLRVAAGMSAKSTVAAAKGLPNSLFAVQILHGDEVVGMGRIIGDGGCFYQVTDIAVLPAHQGKGLGKRILGEIMQFIETQVPQSAYVSLIADGQAQDLYAQFGFKHTAPASVGMALKR, translated from the coding sequence TTGACCGCAGCATCGCCCTACACCATCCGCCTGGCCATTCCCGCCATCGCCACCTATCAGCACCTGCGCGTGGCCGCCGGCATGAGCGCGAAAAGCACGGTGGCGGCAGCCAAAGGCTTGCCGAACTCGCTGTTTGCCGTGCAAATCCTGCATGGCGACGAGGTGGTGGGCATGGGCCGCATCATCGGCGATGGCGGCTGCTTTTATCAGGTCACCGATATCGCCGTGCTGCCGGCCCACCAGGGCAAGGGCCTGGGCAAGCGCATCCTGGGCGAGATCATGCAATTCATCGAAACACAGGTGCCGCAAAGCGCATACGTCAGCCTGATCGCCGACGGCCAGGCGCAAGACTTGTACGCACAATTCGGTTTCAAGCACACGGCGCCCGCCTCCGTCGGCATGGCGCTCAAGCGCTAG
- a CDS encoding Imm10 family immunity protein — protein sequence MSAGFTATELSVIDEDDALITTLAAPAGKGEPVYLMLQRADEYDEQDVALGMDEPYIEYGGQEFSWYGHMHAVILHPNRLSVQMDAEAAMQMDDDGQIDVRFNLSPERYAQLQQALRTTFEGCDYYREER from the coding sequence ATGTCCGCAGGATTTACCGCCACCGAGTTGTCCGTCATCGATGAAGACGACGCCCTGATCACCACCCTGGCCGCGCCCGCCGGCAAAGGCGAGCCCGTCTACCTGATGCTGCAGCGCGCCGACGAGTACGACGAGCAGGACGTGGCGCTGGGCATGGACGAGCCCTACATCGAATACGGCGGCCAGGAATTTTCCTGGTATGGCCATATGCACGCCGTGATCCTGCATCCGAACCGCCTGTCCGTGCAGATGGATGCCGAGGCGGCCATGCAGATGGATGACGACGGCCAGATCGACGTGCGTTTCAACCTGTCGCCCGAGCGCTACGCCCAGCTGCAGCAGGCGCTGCGCACCACGTTCGAGGGCTGCGATTATTATCGCGAAGAGCGCTGA
- a CDS encoding M56 family metallopeptidase: MALALLLSAAAWGAERALQRRGHARNRTRWLWLAAIAASVIAPLAWLPGVLAAMPAEQAQLKLGWFMLSSGMLLLLLLRSVWLLSHQRRWQKASLLGAPVFLSGGIGPCVAGLLRPRIVMPVWLSLIPPRQQALLLAHAQCRLAARDPLLLAVAYALIILMPWNLPLWWQLHRLRFAIEVDCDARMLARGHAQRDYAFVLRRHGQYYSGLTGASPIVLSDPLALRRRRRIMARFTREQAANLL, encoded by the coding sequence ATGGCGCTGGCGCTGCTGTTGAGCGCTGCCGCCTGGGGCGCCGAACGCGCGCTGCAGCGGCGCGGCCATGCGCGCAACCGCACGCGCTGGCTGTGGCTGGCGGCCATCGCCGCGTCCGTCATCGCGCCCCTGGCATGGCTGCCCGGCGTGCTGGCGGCCATGCCGGCGGAACAGGCGCAGCTGAAACTGGGCTGGTTCATGTTATCGAGCGGCATGCTGTTGTTATTGCTGCTGCGCAGCGTCTGGCTGCTGTCGCACCAGCGCCGCTGGCAAAAAGCCTCCCTGCTGGGTGCGCCCGTTTTCCTCAGCGGCGGCATCGGTCCCTGCGTGGCGGGCCTGCTGCGGCCCCGCATCGTGATGCCCGTCTGGCTTTCACTGATTCCACCCCGGCAGCAGGCGCTGCTGCTGGCGCACGCACAATGCCGGCTGGCCGCGCGCGACCCGCTGCTGCTGGCCGTGGCGTACGCATTGATTATTCTCATGCCGTGGAACCTGCCCCTGTGGTGGCAGCTGCACCGGCTGCGCTTTGCCATCGAGGTCGATTGCGATGCGCGCATGCTGGCGCGCGGCCACGCGCAGCGCGACTACGCCTTCGTGCTGCGCCGCCACGGCCAGTATTATTCGGGCTTGACGGGCGCCTCGCCCATCGTGCTGAGCGACCCGCTGGCGCTGCGGCGCCGGCGGCGGATCATGGCCAGATTTACCCGGGAGCAGGCGGCGAACTTGCTATAG
- a CDS encoding response regulator, with the protein MNARARPVILVVDDESSNLQLLRQILQNDYALLFAKDGARALELARQERPALILLDVMMPGMSGHDTCRQLKAAPLTAAIPVIFVTALNDMRDELSGFEAGAVDYITKPLSPAIVRARVRTHLSLVRIDELKETRLQIVQRLGLAAEYKDNETGLHVIRMSHYARLLGVAAGMDEAAADDLLHAAPMHDVGKIGIPDRILQKPGKLDADEWAVMQTHARIGADIIGEHAAGGMLALAREIALSHHEKWDGSGYPNGLAGEAIPLAGRIVAVADVFDALTSVRPYKRAWPVPDAVGYLQAQQGSHFDARLVELFVQQLPAIDAIRLRWAEQEEHHAQA; encoded by the coding sequence ATGAATGCACGCGCCAGACCCGTGATTCTCGTCGTCGACGACGAATCGTCCAACTTGCAATTGCTGCGCCAGATATTGCAGAACGACTACGCGTTGCTGTTCGCCAAGGATGGCGCGCGGGCACTGGAACTGGCGCGGCAGGAACGCCCGGCCCTGATCCTGCTCGACGTGATGATGCCGGGCATGAGCGGCCACGACACCTGCCGCCAGCTGAAAGCGGCGCCGCTGACGGCCGCCATTCCCGTCATCTTCGTCACGGCCCTGAACGACATGCGCGACGAACTGAGCGGTTTTGAAGCGGGCGCCGTCGATTACATCACCAAGCCGCTCAGCCCCGCCATCGTGCGTGCCCGCGTGCGCACGCACCTGTCGCTGGTGCGCATCGACGAACTGAAGGAAACGCGGCTGCAGATCGTCCAGCGCCTGGGCCTGGCGGCCGAATACAAGGACAATGAAACGGGCTTGCACGTGATCCGCATGAGCCATTACGCGCGCCTGCTGGGCGTGGCCGCCGGCATGGACGAGGCGGCAGCGGACGACCTGCTGCACGCGGCACCCATGCACGACGTGGGCAAGATCGGCATCCCCGATCGCATCCTGCAAAAGCCGGGCAAGCTCGACGCGGACGAATGGGCCGTCATGCAGACGCACGCGCGCATCGGCGCCGATATCATCGGCGAACATGCCGCGGGCGGCATGCTGGCGCTGGCGCGCGAAATCGCCCTGTCGCACCATGAAAAATGGGATGGCAGCGGCTACCCGAACGGCTTGGCGGGCGAGGCGATCCCGCTGGCGGGACGCATTGTTGCCGTGGCCGACGTCTTCGACGCGCTGACCTCGGTGCGCCCGTACAAGCGCGCGTGGCCGGTGCCGGACGCCGTGGGCTATTTGCAAGCGCAACAAGGCAGCCACTTCGATGCGCGGCTGGTCGAGCTGTTTGTGCAGCAACTGCCCGCCATCGACGCCATCCGGCTGCGCTGGGCGGAGCAAGAGGAACACCATGCGCAAGCATGA
- a CDS encoding SDR family oxidoreductase, producing MKQLENKVAIITGASSGIGHAAARLFARHGARLVLVARRQQELDALVAQLADGGAQAVACVGDVGDAACAQGAVALALQRFGGLDIAFNNAGTLGPMGPTQEVALEDWRATVDTNLTSAFLAAKYQLPAMAARGGGSLIFTSTFVGHTLGMPGMAAYAASKAGVIGLTKALAAEYGAAGIRVNALLPGGTDTPLGRQVANTPEALAFVAGLHALKRLATPDEIAHSALYLASDASSFTTGTALLADGGVSIVRA from the coding sequence ATGAAGCAACTGGAAAACAAGGTCGCCATCATCACGGGCGCCAGCTCGGGCATCGGTCATGCGGCAGCGCGGCTGTTTGCCCGCCATGGCGCGCGGCTGGTACTGGTGGCGCGGCGGCAGCAGGAACTCGATGCGCTGGTGGCGCAGCTGGCGGACGGCGGCGCGCAAGCCGTGGCTTGCGTGGGCGATGTGGGCGACGCGGCGTGCGCGCAAGGGGCCGTGGCGCTGGCGCTGCAACGCTTTGGCGGCCTCGATATCGCTTTTAATAATGCGGGCACCCTGGGGCCCATGGGGCCCACGCAGGAAGTTGCCCTGGAAGACTGGCGGGCGACGGTCGATACCAACCTCACCAGCGCCTTCCTGGCGGCAAAATATCAGCTGCCTGCCATGGCGGCGCGTGGCGGCGGCTCGCTGATTTTTACGTCCACGTTTGTCGGCCATACCTTGGGCATGCCCGGCATGGCGGCGTATGCGGCCAGCAAGGCCGGCGTGATCGGCTTGACGAAGGCCCTGGCGGCCGAGTATGGCGCGGCGGGCATCCGCGTGAATGCCTTGTTGCCAGGCGGTACCGATACACCGTTGGGGCGGCAGGTTGCCAATACGCCCGAGGCGCTGGCCTTCGTGGCTGGACTACACGCATTGAAACGCCTGGCCACGCCGGACGAGATCGCCCATTCGGCGCTGTACCTGGCGTCCGATGCATCGAGCTTCACCACCGGCACGGCGCTGCTGGCCGATGGCGGCGTGTCCATCGTGCGCGCCTGA
- a CDS encoding enoyl ACP reductase FabMG family protein, whose translation MTEITSLRDIPQKNIFRKGDTFVLFGELFGRGYVNGLLDEARKAGMNIVGMTVGRRDENMALRPLNAEELAEAEANLGGRIINVPLMAGFDLDAPAGEPTPTALLADMTLKSWQEDKLDWAQIERCREAGVARFSASVAKAMAELDSLIPDGSNVYFAHTMAGGIPKVKVFLAIANRIYKGRGERFMSSRALLDSDLGKLILMNFDEVTANTLQHLIDGSAAIRARIEQTGGQVRYSAYGYHGTEILIDGKYQWQTYSNYTQGLAKMRLENVAKAAWDKGIKATVFNCPEIRTNSSDIFVGVELSLFPLLDALKKEGGGAWAEEQWKICQGLLEDGVSLQDLLDRIAAYNGDATSVQFRNFAAWPMDNTPELADVMIGTSDDITKLHKDRKELITDHLSSLVLEGTGPLMFHTMSEPPAPVVWLNHDIIARQLNSVHN comes from the coding sequence ATGACCGAGATCACGTCCTTAAGAGACATCCCGCAAAAAAATATCTTCCGCAAGGGCGACACCTTTGTGCTGTTCGGCGAGCTGTTCGGCCGCGGCTATGTAAATGGCTTGCTGGACGAAGCGCGCAAGGCGGGCATGAATATCGTCGGCATGACGGTGGGCCGCCGCGATGAAAACATGGCGCTGCGCCCGCTGAACGCGGAAGAGCTGGCCGAAGCGGAAGCCAACCTGGGCGGACGCATCATCAACGTGCCGCTGATGGCAGGTTTCGACCTCGACGCGCCAGCCGGCGAACCGACGCCGACGGCCCTGCTGGCCGACATGACCCTGAAAAGCTGGCAGGAAGACAAACTGGACTGGGCGCAGATCGAACGCTGCCGCGAAGCCGGCGTCGCCCGCTTCAGCGCTTCCGTGGCGAAAGCCATGGCAGAGCTGGACAGCCTGATTCCTGACGGCAGCAACGTGTATTTCGCCCACACCATGGCGGGCGGCATTCCAAAGGTCAAAGTGTTCCTGGCGATCGCCAACCGTATCTACAAAGGCCGCGGCGAGCGCTTCATGTCTTCGCGCGCCCTGCTCGACAGCGACCTGGGCAAACTGATCCTGATGAACTTCGACGAAGTCACGGCCAATACCCTGCAGCACCTGATCGACGGCAGCGCCGCCATCCGCGCCCGCATCGAGCAAACGGGCGGCCAGGTGCGCTACAGCGCCTACGGCTACCATGGCACCGAGATCCTGATCGACGGCAAGTACCAGTGGCAAACCTATAGCAACTACACCCAGGGCCTGGCCAAGATGCGCCTGGAAAACGTGGCCAAGGCCGCGTGGGACAAGGGCATCAAGGCCACCGTCTTCAATTGCCCGGAAATCCGCACGAACTCGTCCGACATTTTCGTCGGCGTGGAACTGTCGCTGTTCCCCCTGCTCGACGCGCTGAAAAAAGAAGGCGGCGGCGCCTGGGCCGAAGAGCAGTGGAAAATCTGCCAGGGCTTGCTGGAAGACGGCGTCTCGCTGCAAGACTTGCTCGACCGTATCGCCGCCTACAACGGCGACGCGACCAGCGTGCAGTTCCGCAACTTCGCCGCCTGGCCGATGGACAACACGCCGGAACTGGCCGACGTCATGATCGGCACGTCGGACGACATCACCAAGCTGCACAAGGACCGCAAGGAACTGATCACCGACCACCTGAGCTCGCTGGTTCTGGAAGGCACGGGTCCGCTGATGTTCCACACCATGTCGGAACCGCCGGCACCGGTCGTCTGGCTCAACCACGACATCATCGCGCGTCAGCTGAACTCGGTTCACAACTGA
- a CDS encoding MHYT domain-containing protein: MIPASVQQLFHLPADPAQLHHGQHAPGLVLLSLVIAIFTSWMAFQMTAYSRAQASISRRLHLLCLLAGSLALGCGVWAMHFIGMLAFELCTSVDYAPGLTLLSIVPSVAASFVALATISRRAVTAPLLLRSGLLVGLGIGAMHYTGMQAMRMGLSLRYDPLLFALSLVVAVALATLALWIRFGLRGWSSRVPSSQRTLISACVMGCAITGMHYMGMQAARFVGTIPPGNDADANRPMLVISVTLLTIALTILVASAVGTLRYRELFRHLNQSEHWTRSLLTSTVDGVITIDRQGGIVDFNGAAERILGWRAAEIVGRHVSVLVSDVRQSEQRGLLHYLRTGEAGAFQSSEEIVYLRKDGAPVAVQRSMASARLADQDLYVLFITDISERRAMLAALRESEQQLRSLIGNIPGIAFRCTTAENQPMLFISDGVEAVTGYPAADFLGAAPRRSITGLIASEERAYVVDVFNRSVASGEPYLLEYRLLHADGTARWLWERGTVVHDAAGAVRWVDGVILDISERRQMEEDLRMAKEKAELAAATRASFVANMSHEIRTPMNSILGFTDVLLDSPLAPEQRRHLNTVRQSGRSLLRLLNEVLDTAKLDKGAVALEMRDYSLLALVDELASTYGIHARNKGLRMEVQYDPQLPAVLHGDELRMRQVLGNLLDNAIKFTPSGGVSLTARLDDGQLHLLVRDSGIGIPAERRDAIFDPFVQADASTTRRFGGTGLGTTISRQLVTLMQGRIWADAGVPHGSVFHVMLPLLPARQAALPASERRSVRLPPLRVLAADDVPQNLELLSLLLGKRGHTVVTAGDGAQALQLAQQDDFDILLVDLQMPRMDGLAATQAIRAAALRDGRPRVPVIAMTASVLDAHRKAARAAGMDGFATKPVEWQALSQEIARVLGLAAEPADNSRAPAGGRVLHHAGALQRWAGNDSAYRTALDRFAREHPRLPPALQAAIAARDHETLLSQSHRLRGLAANLGLEQLAASLATLEQACASPGPATAQQLDATLGTLLTQWPAALAAIARLAPPALPAATENAIDAPAARQAASTLLHALRRGELDDAAQAQLQQAMGAQADALAPLLHAIDDFDFPLAQSLLDGLLATFTPESP, encoded by the coding sequence ATGATACCTGCCAGCGTCCAGCAGCTGTTTCACCTTCCCGCCGATCCGGCCCAGCTGCATCACGGCCAGCATGCGCCGGGCCTGGTGCTGCTGTCGCTCGTGATCGCCATTTTCACATCGTGGATGGCTTTCCAGATGACGGCCTACAGCCGCGCGCAGGCGAGCATCAGCCGCCGCTTGCACTTGCTGTGCCTGCTGGCCGGCAGCCTGGCATTGGGCTGCGGCGTGTGGGCCATGCATTTCATCGGCATGCTGGCCTTCGAGCTGTGCACCAGCGTCGATTACGCCCCGGGCCTGACCTTGCTCTCCATCGTGCCCAGCGTGGCGGCCTCGTTCGTGGCCCTGGCCACCATCAGCCGGCGCGCCGTCACGGCGCCGCTGCTGCTGCGCAGCGGCCTGCTGGTGGGCCTGGGCATCGGCGCCATGCATTACACGGGCATGCAGGCCATGCGCATGGGCCTGTCGCTGCGCTACGATCCGCTGCTGTTCGCGCTGTCGCTCGTCGTTGCCGTGGCGCTCGCCACCCTGGCCCTGTGGATACGTTTCGGCTTGCGCGGCTGGAGCAGCCGCGTGCCCTCGTCGCAGCGCACGCTGATCAGCGCCTGCGTCATGGGATGCGCAATTACCGGGATGCATTACATGGGCATGCAGGCGGCGCGCTTCGTGGGGACGATTCCCCCAGGCAATGATGCCGATGCCAACCGGCCCATGCTGGTGATCAGCGTGACCCTGCTGACCATCGCCCTGACGATCCTGGTGGCCTCGGCCGTGGGCACCCTGCGCTACCGCGAACTGTTCCGCCACCTGAATCAAAGCGAACACTGGACCCGTTCGCTGCTGACGAGCACGGTCGACGGCGTCATCACGATCGACCGGCAAGGCGGCATCGTCGACTTCAACGGCGCCGCCGAGCGCATCCTGGGCTGGCGAGCGGCGGAAATTGTCGGCCGCCATGTTAGCGTGCTGGTCAGCGACGTGCGCCAGTCGGAACAGCGCGGCCTGCTGCACTACCTGCGCACGGGCGAGGCTGGCGCTTTCCAGTCCAGCGAGGAAATCGTCTACCTGCGCAAGGATGGCGCACCGGTCGCCGTGCAGCGTTCGATGGCCAGCGCGCGCCTGGCCGACCAGGATTTGTATGTGCTGTTCATTACGGACATCAGCGAACGGCGCGCCATGCTGGCCGCCCTGCGCGAAAGCGAGCAGCAGTTGCGCTCGCTGATCGGCAATATCCCCGGCATCGCCTTTCGCTGCACCACGGCGGAAAACCAGCCCATGCTGTTCATCAGCGATGGCGTGGAAGCCGTCACCGGCTATCCTGCCGCCGACTTTCTCGGCGCCGCACCGCGCCGCAGCATCACGGGCCTGATCGCCAGCGAAGAGCGCGCCTACGTCGTCGATGTCTTCAACCGCAGCGTGGCCAGCGGCGAGCCCTACCTGCTGGAATACCGGCTGCTGCATGCCGACGGCACGGCACGCTGGCTGTGGGAGCGGGGCACCGTCGTGCACGATGCGGCAGGCGCCGTGCGCTGGGTCGACGGCGTCATCCTCGACATCAGCGAACGGCGGCAAATGGAGGAAGACTTGCGCATGGCCAAGGAAAAAGCGGAGCTGGCGGCCGCCACGCGGGCCAGCTTTGTCGCCAACATGAGCCATGAAATCCGCACGCCGATGAATTCCATCCTCGGTTTTACCGATGTGCTGCTCGACTCGCCGCTGGCGCCGGAGCAGCGGCGCCACCTCAATACCGTGCGCCAGTCCGGCCGCTCGCTGTTGCGCCTGCTCAACGAAGTGCTCGATACGGCCAAGCTGGACAAGGGCGCCGTGGCGCTGGAAATGCGCGACTACAGCCTGCTGGCGCTGGTCGACGAACTGGCGTCCACGTATGGCATCCATGCACGCAACAAGGGTTTGCGCATGGAGGTGCAGTACGATCCGCAACTGCCGGCCGTGCTGCATGGCGACGAATTGCGCATGCGGCAAGTGCTGGGCAACCTGCTCGACAACGCCATCAAGTTTACGCCCAGCGGCGGCGTCAGCCTGACGGCGCGCCTCGACGATGGCCAGCTGCACCTGCTGGTGCGGGACAGCGGCATCGGCATCCCTGCGGAGCGGCGCGACGCCATTTTCGATCCCTTCGTGCAAGCGGACGCTTCGACCACGCGGCGCTTTGGCGGCACGGGCCTGGGCACCACCATCAGCAGGCAGCTGGTGACCCTGATGCAGGGGCGCATCTGGGCCGACGCCGGCGTGCCGCACGGCAGCGTGTTCCACGTCATGCTGCCCTTGTTGCCGGCACGCCAGGCGGCGCTGCCTGCCAGCGAACGCCGCAGCGTGCGCCTGCCGCCCCTGCGCGTGCTGGCCGCCGACGACGTGCCGCAAAACCTGGAACTGCTGAGCCTTCTGCTGGGCAAGCGCGGCCACACGGTGGTCACGGCCGGCGACGGTGCGCAAGCCTTGCAGCTGGCGCAGCAGGACGACTTCGACATTCTGCTGGTGGACTTGCAAATGCCGCGCATGGATGGCCTGGCCGCCACGCAAGCCATCCGTGCCGCCGCCCTGCGCGATGGCCGCCCGCGCGTGCCCGTGATCGCCATGACGGCCAGCGTGCTCGACGCGCACCGCAAGGCGGCGCGGGCGGCCGGCATGGACGGTTTCGCCACCAAGCCCGTCGAATGGCAGGCGCTGTCGCAGGAAATCGCCCGCGTACTGGGCCTGGCGGCGGAGCCGGCCGATAACAGCCGCGCACCCGCTGGAGGAAGAGTGCTGCACCATGCGGGCGCCCTGCAGCGCTGGGCCGGCAACGACAGCGCCTACCGCACGGCGCTGGACCGTTTCGCACGCGAGCATCCCCGCCTGCCGCCTGCCCTGCAAGCCGCCATCGCGGCGCGCGACCACGAGACGCTCTTGTCGCAGAGTCACCGGCTGCGCGGCCTGGCGGCGAACCTCGGCCTGGAACAGCTGGCCGCCAGCCTGGCAACCCTGGAACAAGCGTGCGCCAGCCCCGGCCCCGCCACGGCACAGCAGCTCGACGCAACGCTGGGCACGCTGCTGACACAATGGCCGGCGGCCCTGGCAGCCATCGCCCGGCTGGCGCCGCCGGCATTGCCGGCGGCAACGGAGAATGCCATCGACGCGCCCGCCGCCCGGCAAGCGGCCAGTACCCTGCTGCACGCCTTGCGGCGCGGCGAACTCGATGACGCGGCGCAAGCACAGTTGCAGCAGGCCATGGGGGCGCAAGCGGATGCGCTGGCGCCGCTGCTACACGCCATCGACGACTTTGATTTCCCCCTGGCACAGTCGCTACTGGACGGCTTGCTGGCCACTTTCACCCCGGAGTCCCCATGA